DNA sequence from the Hemibagrus wyckioides isolate EC202008001 linkage group LG20, SWU_Hwy_1.0, whole genome shotgun sequence genome:
GTGGACATGTTCTCTGGAGAGTCTTCCACGACAGCTTGATGCTTATCGGAGTCAGCAGCAACGCTAACGTCAGCGAGCTGCACTTGAGGCGTTTGCTGGAGAACGTCTGGAACTGCATGGTGCTCGTGCTGGGCCTGGACGAACTGGCGAACGCGCGGAACGTCGAGCGGCTCAAGAGAGAGCTGCGCTCTTGCTATGGGTTGATCGACATGCTACTTGAACGCGGTGTGGACGATCGTGATCAGGGCCTCATGGGGGATCTGACACACTGCGCTGACTGCATACTTCTCCCTCAACCTGACCTCATCCAAGACACGCTGGAATCATTCACCAGGGCTGCCGAGAGTGAGTTTGGCTGTTTGCTTGTCCGCGGTCGACTGGCAATAGCTACCGAGAAATGGTGGCGCCTCGCTCCACAGGAACTCGTCCTTCTTTCTGCACTCGCAAATTTGCCTCCTGGGAAAACCTCATGTGACTATCCGGTCTTTTTACCCCAAGGTAGCCCTAATGTCGCGCTCAGACTGCTGTGCTTCCAGCTGCTCCCTGGTGTCATAGCTTGTGTCCTGTGTGGCCCTAGACCGTCTCTGTATCAGGTAGAGAATGAGCAGGTTTGCCGGTTTTGGTCTCCACTAGCAGAGAACCTGCGCTCTTGCCTGGACCATGCAGAACGAtcatctctgtctccctccgtTAGTCTCCGCCGGGACGTCCTAGCTCTTCTCCTAATAAACCGTGAGTCTCGCAGATCAGTGACATCTCTCAGCACGAAAGCCACGCCTCACCTTTCACCGGCGCGCCGCTGGGAGCTTCTGCGCCTCTTTTACACGTTTGCAGTGACGCGCTATTTCACCTCGGAGGAATCTCCGAGCTCAGAGTGTCCAACAGCAGAGCTGCTGCACGAGGAGTTTTCCTCAGGGTTCACACACCTGCCTGTGCACTGCTACCTCGTGACTGATGAATGTAAATGCTACGCCGTGCAGACGCCTCAGCACCAGCTCTTCCTCCTCACCGACCTCTCCGTGCCCACATTCACTTTGCGCTCCGtcgccacacacactctggatgCTGTCACCACGGCGACCGGCTTTTAGACCTCAGACAGTTTAGGGGTAATCACTGGGATTTACATGGTGCTGTTTTGGAGGTTTTTAGCGAGGTGAGAGGTACACAGAGTCTGAAAGAGTTGCACATAATAAAGTGCAGGGctgatttatttctatatttgaaAACAGAACATGATGCTCAAAGCCATgtgtagaaatatatattaatataggAATTTTTCACCACTATTAGTCCTAAGTGACTTCCTGTTCATTACAAACACTCACCACATAGGGTATAACATTCAAATAACACCAATATATCACCTTTATTGACACCAATACAACATCAAATTTCCCTGTTACAAAAGCATGCTAATACAGCCGTGTCACCACACGCACTTAGGGGTATGAGCCCAGACTCGTCAGTATGACAAAAGAAAGAACAGGTTATAACAGTTGTTCTTTAAGGTCCTTTTTTCAagttatttttctaaaacaccTCAAGGCTAGAACTGTGTTAGATGATGTCATTTTCTTTTTGGCATTAACAGTAATATTATGAAATAGCACCATGAAATTCTGATCTTTGTTAAACAATTGTGATGCACAAATCGACAGGCTGATGAACAGATACTAGATCATATTCTTATCATTTTTGTGTTATGAAATCTTCAAAATGTGAATGATATAAAATTTTACTGCGTCTCTCGTGACGTGGACAATACACCGGGTCCCAGGATCCgaaaccctgaccaggataaagtgcataatactgaagattaatgaataaatacacagaGTGATGTGAAGCTACATAGCTGCATACATATGTGATACATTAACCGgcgctcactggatgttttttgtgcaAACGCTAGAtacagttgtgtgtgaaaatctagCTAGCTGGACAAAGTCACCGAGATCACATTTCTCTCGTTTTAATATTTGATGTGAACTATAACGGAAGCCCTTGAGCTGTATATGCTTGATTTTtgctgacattggagactctaccccccccccccacacacacacacactttcaagaACTTGAAAAATGCTTGTTCTGAGGATCAGGATTGCCTGAACTGCTTTTAccgaaaatgaatcaacacctactgaccaatcagtatCAAGACTTCGAGAGCATTgtggtaataaaaaaaacatgacaatttttatatttattgtgaAAAGGACACATAGTGCTGTTCTTAAAGAAATTCATTTTGTACCCATTTTGCTGACCTCATCCTTCCACTCTGTACTGTCATAACATTGATTTGTTACCCATTAGCAAGATCCCCTTCCATTTAAGCCAAGAGTCTTTAGTGCTTTTGCATTTTATGGCCACAAAATAAGTAAGAGCTATTCCTTATTATACATTCAGAACAGAGAGCCTTTTAATTAGCTAATAGCTTGGTCCTTTACTACAGCATGAAGCTGCAATCATCCGAGAGATCACATCAGAGAGACACTGGCGGTGCATCACTAAATTTTGCAGTCCTGTGCAGATGTATTCTTATCTACTATTAGCTGGATCAGCAATTTTTAATCCACTTACGCTGTTCTCTTGTTATTTATTgacttttaaaatgaattaccaGGTTGTATCTTGAACTGAAGTGCATGCATATCCAGGTTTCACCGACATTCCTACCTTGATTTGCTTTGTATTAAATGCTATTCAGTGCTACGAGAATAAAAGTGGCTTAGTTTCAGCATAACCGAGCATAACCTCTTTCCTAATATTTGTGGTGGAtctggctatatatatatatatatatatactatattgccaaaagtattcgctcacccatccaaataatcagaatcaggtgttccaatcacttccatggccacaggtgtataaaatcaagcacctaggcatgcagactgtttttacaaacatttgtgaaagaatgggtcgctctcaggagctcagtgaattccagcgtggaactgtgataggatgccacctgtacaacaaatccagtcgtgaaatttcctcactcctaaatattccacagtcaactgtcagctgtattataagaacgtggaagtgtttgggaacgacagcaactcagccacgaagtggtaggccacgtaaactgatggagcggggtcagcggatgctgaggcgcatagtgcgaagaggtcgccaactttctgcagagtcaatcgctacagacctccaaacttcatgtggccttcagattagctcaagaacagtgcgcagagagcttcatggaatgggtttccatggccgagcagctgcatccaagccatacatcaccaagtgcaatgcaaagcgtcggatgcagtggtgtaaagcacgccgccactggactctagagcagtggagacgcgttctctggagtgacgaatcacgcttctccatctggcaatctgatggacgagtctgggtttggcggttgccaggagaacggtacttgtctgactgcattgtgccaagtgtaaagtttggtggaggggggattatggtgtggggttgtttttcaggagctgggcttggccccttagttccagtgaaaggaactctgaatgcttcagcataccaagacattttggacaattccacgctcccaactttgtgggaacagtttggagctgaccccttcctcttccaacatgactgtgcaccagtgaccaaagcaaggtccataaagacatggatgacagagtctggtgtggatgaacttgactggcctgcacagagtcctgacctcaacccgatagaacacctttgggatgaattagagcggagactgagagccaggccttctcgtccaacatcagtgtgtgacctcacaaatgcgcttctggaagaatggtcaaaaattcccataaacacactcctaaaccttgtggacagccttcccagaagagttgaagctgttatagctacaaagggtggaccgacgtcatattgaaccctatggattaggaatgggatgtcacttaagttcatatgcgagtcaagacaggtgagcgaatacttttggcaatatagtgtgtgtatatatatatatatatatatatatatatatatataattagagagagagaatatcaaCTTCAACTGGCTTTTCGCCTGACTCTTCAATTTAAGCCTTGTCACAAATGAAGCCGTGGGGGTCCCTGAGGGTCTCTATTGTGACCTATCAAGTGTACACAGAGGGACAGTGTGAGATAATGTCTGggcagcagtttggagaattCAGGGTGTGTCATAAACAAGGAGTTAAGATAACTGCTTTAAACGGCACTTATAAATGTGGTTAGGTTTTATATTTTACAGGAAACAGTAATATCTTATGAAATATCCAAAATATGCAAATGTCATGGTTTCTGGAAGTCTTAAAAGGTTTTGTGCAATAATTACAATTGAGAAATGTATTTGATTCATCACTACCCTGTGACCGTCTtctttatacagtatgtacactatacggccaaaaaacaaacaaacaaaaaaaaaaacgcctgaCCATCACGTCCATACGTGGGCTTTCCCTAAGCTGTTGTAGCTTTCtttgaatgtttatatttactgGAACCAAAAGGCCCAACCCTGTTCTAGCATGACAGTGTCCATTTgaacaaagcaagctccatgaagacatggtgtgttagaTTGGAGTGGAAGAATGTCTCCAGTGTCCTGCACACTGCCTTGACTCAGCCCCACTGAACACTTATGGGAATaactggaacacagactgaACCACAGACCCccctcatccaacatcagtgtctgatctcaatAATGCTCtcgtagctgaatgatcacaaatcctcacagacacactccagcatcaagtggaaagccttcagagAAGACTGGAGCTTATTAATACAACAAAAgggaaataaatctggaataagATGAGTTTTGTGGTCAAGTGTCCTCATACTTATCTACTAAAAAAATACGGGAAAGTCTCAAGTTTTTAATAACTGGAGCCGAAGGAATCGACTCTTGTTGAGCTTGAGTCGAGTGTCCTGGCAATGAGCTGTTAAGGAGCCAAAGGAATTGAAAGAATCGACTCTTATTGGTTTGCTGAACCGAGTCGGCACAGTTGACCAATAAGAGTCGATTCTTTCGACTCCCAAACGGCTCATTGGAGGGTTTCTTTTTCTTGACTCACTTgactaatattttaaaaacgTGTAGagatttatttactatttattaacCTAGACACTGTATTTTaatgtgacatttatttattctattcactTTAGGCATCCTGTTGtaattttaaatcattaaaaatgttaattaaaatatttagataATATTGAGTTTTGTGGTCAGGTGTCCTCATATTAATCAATACATATTAATCAATATGTCCTCATATTAATTAATACGGGAAAGTTTTTAATAACCGGAGCCGAAGGAATCGACTCTTGTTGTTGAGCTTGAGTCGAGTGCCCCGGCAATGAGCCTTTAAGGAGCCAAAGGAATCGACTTATTTTTCGCTGAACCGAGGCGACACAGCTGACCAATAAGAGTCGGGTTTCTTTTTCTTAACTCACTCgactaacattttaaaaaacttgtagagatttatttattatttattaacctAGATACTACTTTTAATGGTCTGTActgatacatttatttattctattcactTTAGGTATCCTGTTGTTATTtcaattctttaaaaatgttaataaaaatatttaattgctGAAAAATATGTTGCTGAGCATATGGTCACTTTCTCACAGGTTTCATCACTATGGTTACGTCCCGAACTCGCAGGACACTAAAGAGGTAGCCTTCTCTTGTGACTTCCTATTAAGTGTGGCAGAATGCGCTTTAGTGCTTGGGCTCTGCAGTAAGCGCATGGGAGGAGCCGGGCATTTAGTTTGATTCATTTCGTGTCTGACTAAAGCCTCCTCCCAGAGTTGCTCTACACGCCGGGGAATCTTCGGCCGGTTCCTCTGTCCAGGCGTCGGTTGTCTCGGAAACCGGTGGAAGTTTCTTCAAAAACTCCTGGTGCGTAAAAattgatgagtgtgagtgggaGGTGGTGGGGGGTTTTCATAAAACAAGCAAGAGTATATAAGAAGTGCTGAAATGAGACTTTGgtaaggaagtgtgtgtgtgtgcgcgcgcgcgtgtgtgtgtgtgagttgagtTGTGTACACTAGTGTCCAAATTTACTTCTTATCATAGTATCGTCCCTGAACGGGATCAAAGGTCTCGTGCAGTTTTGTAGAAACGTGTGCGTGAGCTGCATTTCAATCGAGACGTGCTACAAGCTTGCAGCTTGATTAGAGTTCATTACTCAACGGATTGTCCAGAAAAAGTGCTCCAGCAATGTTGCCGTGCTCACGCGCGAGACTAGGAGTGCGCAGTATGATGagtttttctcctctctctccttcgtGTTTTCCCATCAGGACTTTCTCTGCAGGTCGGAGCCGGCTCGCGTGGGGAAAGATGGCCGAGAACGAGGCGCTCACACAGCACAGGAAGGTGCTCACCCTTGACACCATGAACGCCAACGTGAAGAAAGTGGAGTACGCGGTGCGAGGACCCATCGTGCAGCGCGCCGTGCAGCTGGAGAAAGAGCTGAGAGAGGTGCGGTGTCTCATCTCCAAGCTTGACCAGAGCACACTAAAGGCTCTGGAGCACCTTAAAGTGTTAAACAAACTCCACACATCCCTTCCAACTTATACactctcagaaataaaggtaCCAAACTATTCTTATTCCATTTTCCATCAACGATCCATCTTTACCATGTTTACCTGAGACTTTAAAGGCTTTTAGAGCTGGTCAGTGGTCATTAAGACCCATTTTACATGGTATAATGATGCACTCTAAAGCTACAAAAAGTGTATCTTTGACTTTCCCACCCACAAGGACAAGTGCAGTTTGGTATCTTTTATTTCCGAGAGTGTACAAATAATCTATTAGGCTTGTCATTTAcatgtgtgtaataataatctGGCCATTTATTTGAAATTTCCGCTCTGGTCCAAGTTGTATATGTTCAGGTAACCGGCTAAACCAGACGATAACGGTGGGTTGTGATTTCAAACAAAATCAGAGAAATCACATACCCTTTGGCTACGCCTCATGGATCTGATATAGACAGCCACTGTGGCAGGAAATGATCACGTACAGGACGAAAATACATCATGGAATGGAAGAAAGGGTGAAATAAATGACCAGCAATGGAAGAACTGCACTAAGTAAACTACCTTGACATCATTTTGCATGAATTCCAGGACTTAACGCTCCCAGAGATGTAATTTGACCAGAGGTGTTGTAAAGCATCCAGTGTGGACTGGAGAGTGGGAACTTAAAAGTCTCCTGGGAGGAGAGCTATAAATCTCTCAGAGGACTGAAAAACTAGAGCTATTTCTTCATATTAGATCCGAGTCAGGGTGATAAGTTTTATTTCAAGGATATCAGGTGGGATCAGATCTATACTTAAGTGACCGGGTGTGTTCATCCACTGCATATTGCAGTTTTAGGGAAAAACTTTGCTTTTATTATTCTAAAATCACAGCGTGTCTAAAATCTCCCAGGTTGTACTTCACTGTTGGAGCCACATTCAGTCGGATTTAGTTTTAGGCTGCGTCTCAATCGGCTCTCTAGTTCAGTAGTGTTGTGAATTCACCTACGCAGACCAGGGGACTCggaagtagtgttcagcaggaatgttttattggagatcaga
Encoded proteins:
- the fuz gene encoding protein fuzzy homolog, which encodes MFSSSFSLSMLQSQSVQLLCLTASSGVPLFSRGSTKQLPFSIIGSLNGVHMFGTGHDAALSCCETEQGGHVLWRVFHDSLMLIGVSSNANVSELHLRRLLENVWNCMVLVLGLDELANARNVERLKRELRSCYGLIDMLLERGVDDRDQGLMGDLTHCADCILLPQPDLIQDTLESFTRAAESEFGCLLVRGRLAIATEKWWRLAPQELVLLSALANLPPGKTSCDYPVFLPQGSPNVALRLLCFQLLPGVIACVLCGPRPSLYQVENEQVCRFWSPLAENLRSCLDHAERSSLSPSVSLRRDVLALLLINRESRRSVTSLSTKATPHLSPARRWELLRLFYTFAVTRYFTSEESPSSECPTAELLHEEFSSGFTHLPVHCYLVTDECKCYAVQTPQHQLFLLTDLSVPTFTLRSVATHTLDAVTTATGF